In one Rutidosis leptorrhynchoides isolate AG116_Rl617_1_P2 chromosome 8, CSIRO_AGI_Rlap_v1, whole genome shotgun sequence genomic region, the following are encoded:
- the LOC139863032 gene encoding uncharacterized protein, giving the protein MNVDGDGNNRFGTTIHITALDGIVNVNSLFTLAVFIGLAWQPTDPTNSLVTDPKCVAGQKIAEDLICFHVYSFSSFLFSSLVALSLKQAIRIAKTSCETRRLMIFTFDMCHINKNALRVGYLISAVGSVCGCGFLMMALVNVAQIKLGTLSCGSSHTYGAVVPLLTFVPLGLLTYIFFILYAFTR; this is encoded by the coding sequence ATGAACGTCGACGGCGATGGAAACAACAGATTCGGCACCACAATTCACATCACAGCTCTTGACGGAATAGTCAACGTTAACTCACTGTTCACTCTAGCAGTTTTCATCGGTCTCGCCTGGCAACCAACCGACCCGACCAACAGTCTAGTCACCGATCCAAAATGTGTCGCCGGTCAAAAGATCGCTGAGGATCTCATCTGCTTCCACGTGTACTCTTTTAGCTCCTTCTTATTTTCCAGCCTTGTTGCATTAAGTCTTAAACAAGCCATTCGGATCGCTAAAACATCATGTGAGACACGCCGTCTTATGATTTTTACATTTGACATGTGTCATATTAATAAGAATGCTCTTCGGGTCGGGTACTTGATTTCCGCTGTGGGTTCGGTTTGTGGGTGTGGGTTTTTGATGATGGCTCTTGTGAATGTGGCTCAGATCAAGCTTGGGACATTGAGTTGTGGGAGTTCACATACTTATGGTGCTGTTGTTCCTTTGTTGACTTTTGTTCCTTTGGGTCTTTTGACTTATATTTTCTTTATTTTGTATGCTTTCACCCGTTAA
- the LOC139863275 gene encoding cucumisin-like, with protein MPFFRTIKTLHLTPTLCCLITSLSTLKTDIRTSPTLSMGPTINTFDAAIHPIVSGASVPNIKKGHTSDESRFCDLECRICNLDSLDPTAVKNKIVVCENMFNTDNALLSGASGVVINGNFGYEDLAFNWPLPTTYLSSKNGQKVLKYLNSTKTPTASILKSIALVDKEAPTVASFSARGPNRITLDVLKPDITAPGVDILAAWSLGTTVTGQEGDKRVVPYNFVSGTSMACPHATGAAAYVKSLHPDWSPAAIKSALMTTATPMSPKKNTDAEFAYGSGQINPLKAAHPGLVYDAGESDFVSFLCGQGYNATHLKMVTGDNSACSGANNKTVWDLNYPSFALSAPQSGSLVRTFHRTVTNVGATKCTYQAKVVAPTGLVVKVYPSSLAFRTVGEKLSFVVTVTATIGSKALSGSLVWSDGVHDVTSPIIAFLY; from the exons ATGCCCTTCTTTAGAACAATAAAAACACTTCACCTTACCCCGACACTCTGCTGCCTTATAACCAGTCTTTCAACACTTAAAACAGACATTCGAACCAGCCCGACACTCTCCATG GGACCAACAATAAACACGTTCGATGCAGCGATTCATCCAATTGTTTCTGGCGCATCAGTGCCTAATATAAAGAAAGGACATACATCTGATGAATCTAG GTTTTGTGATTTGGAATGTAGAATATGCAATCTGGATTCCTTGGATCCAACTGCCGTCAAAAATAAAATTGTTGTATGCGAGAATATGTTCAATACAGATAACGCGTTACTATCTGGTGCAAGTGGTGTGGTGATCAATGGTAATTTTGGTTATGAAGATTTGGCTTTCAATTGGCCTCTACCAACAACATATTTAAGCAGCAAAAATGGCCAGAAAGTTCTAAAATACCTCAACTCCACAAA aaCACCAACTGCAAGCATTCTGAAGAGCATTGCACTTGTAGACAAAGAAGCTCCAACTGTAGCTTCTTTTTCTGCCAGAGGCCCCAACCGAATCACACTAGATGTTCTAAAG CCCGATATAACTGCGCCTGGGGTGGACATTCTGGCTGCATGGTCATTAGGTACAACCGTCACCGGACAAGAGGGAGACAAACGTGTTGTTCCGTACAATTTTGTGTCTGGAACTTCTATGGCTTGCCCTCATGCCACTGGAGCTGCTGCTTACGTTAAATCATTGCACCCCGACTGGTCCCCTGCAGCCATAAAGTCGGCCCTTATGACCACAG CTACACCGATGAGCCCTAAAAAAAATACGGATGCTGAATTTGCATATGGTTCGGGTCAAATTAACCCGTTGAAAGCCGCGCACCCTGGATTGGTCTATGATGCTGGAGAATCAGATTTTGTGTCATTTTTATGTGGTCAAGGTTACAACGCCACGCATTTAAAAATGGTGACCGGTGACAATAGTGCTTGTTCTGGGGCCAATAACAAAACTGTTTGGGACCTGAACTATCCTTCGTTTGCTCTCTCAGCTCCTCAATCAGGAAGCCTGGTTCGAACATTTCACAGGACGGTTACAAATGTGGGTGCAACCAAGTGCACATATCAGGCTAAAGTGGTTGCACCAACAGGGCTCGTGGTGAAGGTTTACCCAAGTAGTCTAGCGTTTAGGACTGTTGGAGAGAAGCTATCTTTTGTGGTGACAGTTACTGCGACAATTGGGTCAAAGGCGCTTTCGGGTTCGTTGGTATGGAGCGATGGAGTGCACGATGTTACTAGCCCGATTATTGCGTTTCtttattaa